From one Prochlorococcus marinus XMU1404 genomic stretch:
- a CDS encoding MBL fold metallo-hydrolase, giving the protein MTFEATYLGSNGWFIKFKRNNVIIDPWLMGDLIFPPGEWFFKGSLEKEISIDKDIDIILLTQGLPDHCHIPTLEMFRKDIPIICPRSANEILEKIGFSSIKILKPTEKTHQFTLSFEATAGAPVPQIENGYIVRDDEDNSFYIEPHGYLDENLDKQNLDAVITPTKNLELPIVGSFVKGADVIPKLINKFNPKYILSSTVGGDAKYSGFLNKFISVKEYKEKLNCNLIDLESMQSIMI; this is encoded by the coding sequence ATGACTTTTGAAGCGACCTACCTCGGATCAAATGGTTGGTTTATTAAATTCAAGCGAAACAATGTAATAATTGATCCATGGCTTATGGGAGATTTAATATTTCCCCCAGGAGAATGGTTTTTCAAAGGATCATTAGAAAAAGAAATTTCAATAGATAAAGACATAGATATCATTTTGTTAACCCAAGGCTTACCTGACCACTGTCATATTCCTACATTAGAAATGTTTAGAAAGGACATTCCCATAATCTGCCCAAGAAGTGCTAATGAAATATTAGAAAAAATTGGTTTTAGTTCAATTAAAATTCTAAAGCCAACTGAAAAAACTCATCAATTTACTTTAAGTTTTGAAGCCACTGCTGGGGCTCCAGTACCACAGATAGAAAACGGATATATTGTTAGAGACGATGAAGATAACAGTTTTTATATAGAACCTCATGGTTATCTTGATGAAAATTTAGACAAACAAAATCTTGATGCAGTTATTACTCCCACAAAAAATTTAGAATTACCCATAGTAGGTTCTTTTGTAAAAGGTGCAGATGTAATACCTAAATTGATAAACAAATTTAATCCGAAATATATACTTTCAAGTACAGTTGGTGGAGATGCAAAGTATTCAGGTTTTTTAAATAAATTTATTTCAGTAAAGGAATATAAAGAAAAATTAAATTGTAATCTTATAGATTTAGAGAGTATGCAATCTATTATGATTTAA
- the pepN gene encoding aminopeptidase N, with amino-acid sequence MNNLKKQKEISRYVKIEDYKVFDYEIPEVFLDFVIEKNAVNVTTELKLVKRNKNTKNLILNGTDILIKKIYIDDSLLEEKYYTQEKNELKIKHIDKNNVSLKIEGIIKPKENSSLLGMYESNGIITTQCEAEGFRRISYHSDRPDILSKYTVRIEADKNDYPVILSNGNVVKKNNLTDNRHEIIWEDPYPKPSYLFALVAGKLNCVKDYFITKSNKKVTINIYVEDGDEKYVQHAISSLKKAMRWDEDKYNLEYDLSLFNIVAVRHFNMGAMENKSLNIFNSKLILADSETTTDEELERIEGVIAHEYFHNWTGNRVTCRDWFQLSLKEGLTVFRDQQFTADLHNHEIKRLEDAEFLRRNQFREDSGPTSHPVMPEKYQEIDNFYTTTIYEKGSEIIRMLSNLSKGKTFYKGFSNYISTYDGKAATIDQFVDKILGNNNEINSKQFKVWYKQNGTPKVKLKRIWDQINKKLTIQATQSNSKKKNPYNNLPLIIPINLAIFCGENKTIKKTFVLKSKKQEFIINNVRSHLQIPLVTYFREFSSPVEWESDTTLDEKFLILKFETDYFTISNTVKEFYKNIILCRLKEKPDYKFESKLINTLISFIKNKDINLSLLSELLSIPNFAEIESETEKIDPLKIYKTIDELNYLFGTKLKKELYFKLQEIEKNLYKMWPEGKHERKLIETIWKLLLHSNDEDIKSKIVNYIDSNSMTLAKAALNSFSRINCPEREIISNIFFNKWRDNGVVLDSWFSFNASLETDEKTKNIEKLFENKFFDSKSPNTLRAILNTFVTRNSIFHAMDGSGYRYIAKKIIDFDKLNPIVISRFVKVFSRYNYYSEPYKSNMIETIKHIKKNKLSANTKEVLDAIMK; translated from the coding sequence ATGAACAACCTAAAAAAACAAAAGGAAATATCAAGATATGTAAAAATTGAAGACTATAAAGTATTTGATTATGAAATACCTGAAGTTTTTCTGGATTTCGTAATTGAGAAAAATGCAGTTAATGTTACGACAGAACTTAAATTAGTAAAAAGAAACAAAAATACCAAAAACCTTATTCTTAATGGTACTGATATATTAATTAAAAAAATATATATAGATGACTCTCTTTTAGAAGAGAAATACTATACACAGGAAAAAAATGAGTTAAAAATTAAACATATAGATAAAAATAATGTTTCATTAAAAATTGAAGGAATAATTAAACCAAAGGAAAATTCATCTCTTTTAGGAATGTATGAGAGCAATGGAATTATAACTACACAATGCGAGGCAGAAGGATTTAGAAGGATAAGTTACCACTCTGATAGGCCTGATATTCTAAGCAAATACACTGTAAGGATTGAGGCAGACAAGAATGATTATCCTGTCATTCTTTCAAATGGGAACGTAGTAAAAAAAAATAATCTTACAGATAATCGACATGAAATAATTTGGGAAGACCCATATCCGAAACCATCCTATCTATTCGCTTTGGTGGCAGGGAAACTTAATTGTGTAAAAGACTATTTCATAACGAAATCGAATAAAAAAGTGACAATAAATATATATGTTGAGGATGGCGATGAAAAATATGTTCAACATGCAATAAGTTCTTTAAAGAAAGCGATGAGATGGGACGAGGATAAATATAACCTTGAATACGATTTATCATTATTCAATATTGTTGCGGTAAGGCACTTTAATATGGGAGCCATGGAAAATAAAAGTCTCAATATTTTTAATTCAAAACTTATACTCGCTGATTCTGAGACTACAACTGATGAAGAATTAGAAAGGATAGAGGGAGTGATCGCTCATGAATACTTCCATAACTGGACGGGGAATAGAGTGACATGTAGGGATTGGTTTCAATTATCTCTAAAAGAGGGTTTAACAGTATTCAGAGATCAACAATTTACTGCTGACCTTCATAATCATGAAATAAAGAGACTTGAGGATGCAGAATTTCTTAGAAGAAATCAATTTAGGGAGGATTCCGGCCCAACATCACACCCTGTAATGCCAGAAAAATATCAAGAAATAGACAATTTCTATACGACCACAATATATGAAAAAGGTTCTGAAATAATTCGAATGCTTAGCAATCTTTCAAAAGGCAAAACTTTTTATAAAGGATTTAGTAATTACATATCAACTTATGATGGCAAGGCAGCAACAATAGACCAATTTGTCGACAAGATATTAGGAAATAATAATGAAATCAATTCTAAACAATTTAAAGTTTGGTACAAGCAAAATGGAACGCCAAAAGTTAAATTAAAAAGAATCTGGGATCAAATAAACAAAAAACTTACAATTCAAGCAACTCAAAGTAATTCCAAAAAAAAGAACCCGTACAATAATTTACCTCTAATAATTCCTATAAATTTAGCTATATTTTGCGGAGAAAATAAAACAATAAAAAAAACATTCGTTCTAAAATCAAAAAAACAGGAATTTATCATTAATAATGTTAGATCTCATTTACAAATACCTTTAGTTACTTATTTCCGAGAATTTTCATCTCCAGTTGAGTGGGAATCAGATACAACTTTGGATGAAAAATTTCTAATTCTAAAATTTGAAACAGATTACTTTACTATATCTAATACTGTAAAAGAATTTTATAAAAATATAATTTTATGCAGATTAAAAGAAAAACCAGATTATAAATTTGAAAGCAAATTAATAAACACATTAATATCATTTATTAAAAATAAAGATATTAATTTATCACTTTTATCAGAATTACTAAGTATTCCGAATTTCGCTGAAATTGAATCAGAAACAGAAAAAATAGACCCTTTAAAAATATATAAAACTATTGACGAATTAAATTATTTATTCGGTACCAAATTAAAAAAAGAATTATATTTTAAACTACAAGAAATAGAGAAAAATCTGTATAAAATGTGGCCAGAAGGAAAACATGAAAGAAAGTTAATAGAAACTATTTGGAAACTACTCTTACACAGTAACGATGAGGACATTAAAAGTAAAATAGTTAATTACATCGATAGTAATTCAATGACACTAGCAAAAGCTGCATTGAATTCATTTAGTAGGATTAATTGCCCAGAGAGAGAAATTATATCTAATATATTCTTTAATAAATGGAGAGATAATGGCGTTGTATTGGATAGTTGGTTCTCATTCAATGCATCTTTAGAAACTGATGAAAAAACAAAAAATATAGAAAAATTATTTGAAAATAAGTTTTTTGATTCAAAATCACCAAATACATTAAGAGCGATATTAAACACTTTCGTAACTAGAAATAGTATTTTTCACGCAATGGATGGGTCTGGTTATAGATATATTGCAAAAAAGATAATTGACTTCGATAAATTAAATCCAATCGTAATTTCCCGTTTTGTGAAAGTATTTAGCCGTTACAATTATTATTCAGAACCTTACAAAAGTAATATGATAGAAACCATTAAGCATATTAAGAAAAATAAACTATCAGCAAATACTAAAGAAGTATTAGATGCAATAATGAAGTGA
- a CDS encoding photosystem II reaction centre N prot produces the protein MFAIALGMSPIEKITVAISASIFIVAFTWVSIKGDLRKLANELIEDNENNQDN, from the coding sequence ATGTTTGCTATTGCCCTTGGAATGTCCCCTATCGAAAAAATAACTGTTGCAATATCTGCTTCGATTTTTATAGTCGCCTTTACATGGGTCTCAATTAAGGGGGATTTAAGAAAACTGGCTAATGAACTAATTGAAGATAATGAAAATAACCAGGATAATTAA